In one Cyclopterus lumpus isolate fCycLum1 chromosome 24, fCycLum1.pri, whole genome shotgun sequence genomic region, the following are encoded:
- the rd3 gene encoding protein RD3 — protein sequence MASWFNWNEPDYRSPRRDPADVVTDTLMLEFSWQLKEAERQQRERENEYRRLKTGVDYGWLANPPRCSYNISTGERLGLEDLCCKVPAPCCGLVILKFREVLQANEPEVQEVSGLFRSVLLETLDNLKEEQEAQRLSHQWNNKRAVSMSLMNFRSRIKINPFGSTVNLTSAVTDGAKLSDLKTVSEDVEKGMERSQRVWSMPDFRYKGSSSSKVV from the exons ATGGCCTCCTGGTTCAACTGGAACGAGCCGGACTACCGGAGCCCCCGGCGGGACCCGGCCGATGTGGTCACAGACACCCTGATGCTGGAGTTCAGCTGGCAGCTGAAGGAGGCCgagaggcagcagagagagagggagaacgaGTACCGGCGCCTCAAGACCGGAGTGGACTACGGCTGGCTGGCCAACCCGCCGCGGTGCTCCTACAACATCAGCACCGGGGAGCGGCTCGGCCTGGAGGACCTCTGCTGCAAGGTGCCAGCGCCGTGCTGCGGCCTGGTCATACTCAA GTTCAGGGAGGTCCTGCAGGCCAATGAGCCCGAGGTGCAGGAGGTGTCCGGCCTGTTTCGCTCCGTCCTCCTGGAGACTTTGGACaacctgaaggaggagcaggaggcgcAGCGGCTCTCCCACCAGTGGAACAACAAACGTGCCGTGAGCATGTCCCTCATGAACTTCAGGTCCCGGATTAAGATCAACCCGTTTGGAAGCACGGTTAACCTGACCTCCGCTGTGACTGATGGGGCCAAGTTGAGTGACCTCAAGACCGTGTCGGAGGATGTGGAGAAGGGGATGGAGAGGTCACAGAGGGTGTGGAGCATGCCCGACTTCAGATAcaaaggaagcagcagcagtaagGTAGTTTGA
- the si:ch211-22i13.2 gene encoding pinin isoform X1 yields the protein MSTKAESRVSSSSSSSRTDERKRSRSTGREKTKRKRSRSRSSSSSSSRSSSSSSSSSSSSSSSSGSSNSSSHSRSSSSSSDSDSKSRKQSKKRKKEKPHKKQKGKKEKRHKRKKDKKAKGVEENTGPVQISKYLNDKKKGKYSMISGKKIKMKVKKSKKDKQRDKNRAELLEFLNSTL from the exons ATG TCAACGAAAGCGGAGTCGAGGGtgtccagctccagctccagctccagaaCAGATGAGCGGAAGAGATCGCGGAGCACAG GACGAGAAAAAACGAAGCGGAAACGCAGTCGAAGTAGGTCTTCCTCGTCGTCCTCTTCTAGGTCGtcttcatcgtcatcgtcatcctcctcctcctcttcttcttcttcgggcTCATCCAACTCATCGAGCCACAGCCGGAGTAGCTCGAGCAGTAGCG aCTCTGACAGTAAATCCAGAAAGCAGtctaagaaaaggaaaaaggagaaaccacacaaaaaa cagaaagggaagaaagaaaaacgacACAAACgtaaaaaagacaagaaagcaAAAGGAGTAGAGGAAAACACGGGACCTGTACAAATCTCCAAG TACTTGAACGACAAGAAAAAGGGCAAGTACAGCATGATTTCAGGGAAGAAGATAAAGATGAAAGtaaagaagtcaaagaaagacaaacag CGCGATAAAAATCGAGCAGAACTTCTTGAGTTCCTGAACTCCACCCTGTGA
- the si:ch211-22i13.2 gene encoding pinin isoform X2, whose translation MSTKAESRVSSSSSSSRTDERKRSRSTGREKTKRKRSRSRSSSSSSSRSSSSSSSSSSSSSSSSGSSNSSSHSRSSSSSSDSDSKSRKQSKKRKKEKPHKKKGKKEKRHKRKKDKKAKGVEENTGPVQISKYLNDKKKGKYSMISGKKIKMKVKKSKKDKQRDKNRAELLEFLNSTL comes from the exons ATG TCAACGAAAGCGGAGTCGAGGGtgtccagctccagctccagctccagaaCAGATGAGCGGAAGAGATCGCGGAGCACAG GACGAGAAAAAACGAAGCGGAAACGCAGTCGAAGTAGGTCTTCCTCGTCGTCCTCTTCTAGGTCGtcttcatcgtcatcgtcatcctcctcctcctcttcttcttcttcgggcTCATCCAACTCATCGAGCCACAGCCGGAGTAGCTCGAGCAGTAGCG aCTCTGACAGTAAATCCAGAAAGCAGtctaagaaaaggaaaaaggagaaaccacacaaaaaa aaagggaagaaagaaaaacgacACAAACgtaaaaaagacaagaaagcaAAAGGAGTAGAGGAAAACACGGGACCTGTACAAATCTCCAAG TACTTGAACGACAAGAAAAAGGGCAAGTACAGCATGATTTCAGGGAAGAAGATAAAGATGAAAGtaaagaagtcaaagaaagacaaacag CGCGATAAAAATCGAGCAGAACTTCTTGAGTTCCTGAACTCCACCCTGTGA